From Rhodococcus sp. B7740:
CAGCGTGTCGTCGACGCCGCCGACACTGCCGGGATCCGGTTGGGCGGCGACTCGATCCTCACGTGCTCGTCGCGCGTTCTCGGAGCGTTGCGCGTCGAGAAATTTCCGCCAGGCAACGGTGACCAACCAGCCCTTCGGGTCGGTCGGTGCTTCGGAGACCCACGTCGAGATGGCCTCGAGCATCGCTTCCTGCACGGCATCCTCGGCCGCCGCGAAATCTGCTCCGCGGTGGACGAGGACGCCGATCACCGCGGGCGTCAGTTCCCGCAGAATCCGTGGATCCACGACGGTCGTCAGTCGGCGATGGTGGGAGGTGCCTCCATGAACGGACGCAGTTCGAGCCACTCGTCGATCGGCTTCCCACCGGCACCGGGCGCTGCCGACAGCTGCCCTGCCAGCTCGAGCGCGCGTTCGTAGGAGTCGACGTCGATCACCATCCAGCCTGCGATGAGGTCCTTCGTCTCCGCGAACGGGCCATCGGTGACCGGAGGCTTCCCTTCCCCATCCGAGCGCACCCACGTTCCCTCGGGGGCCAGAGCCTGCGCGTCGACGAATTCGCCGGTCTTCTCGAGTTCGGCGGCGAAGTCCTGCATGAACTCGATGTGGTCGCGCACTTCGGCGGGTGTCCACCGGTCCATCGGGATCCAGTCGGCAGGCTCGGGGGCTCCGCGGTAGTGCTTGAGCATGAGGTACTTGGCCATGGTGTCTCCTGTCGTCCGATGCGGCCATTCTTGCCGCATTCGACCCTGGGACGGAACCGGTCCGCAGATTTCGACACGTTCGACGAAAAAGATTCTCAGCGCATCGTGCGACCTGCCGAGCCCAGCATCTGCGTCGCCTCGACCACCCGAGCCGCCATCGCCGTCTCGGCCGGCTTGCCCCACGATCGCGGGTCGTAGGCCTTCTTGTTGCCGTACTCGCCGTCGACCTTGAGGACTTGGTCGTACTTGCTGATCATGTGCCCGGCGATGGACCGGGTGAACGCGTATTGGGTGTCGGTGTCGATGTTCATCTTGATCACCCCGCTCGCGACCGCGGAGGCGATATCTTCTGCGCTGGATCCCGATCCACCGTGGAACACCAGATCGAACGGGTTGTCCTTACCGGTCTCGGCTCCGACGACGGCCTGGATCTCGGCGAGGATTTCCGGTCGTAGGTGCACCGAGTCGGGGTTGTAGACACCGTGCACGTTGCCGAAGGTCAGGGCGGTCATGTAGCGACCGCGCTCCCCGGCACCGAGCGCGGCGATCGTGGCCCGAGCATCGTCGACGGTCGAGTACAGCTGTTCGTTGATCTCGTGCGAGACGCCGTCCTCCTCGCCGCCGATGACGCCGACCTCGATTTCGAGGATCGTGTTCGCCTGCATCGACAGATCGAGCAATTCCCGAGCGACACGCAGGTTTTCGTCGAGCGGCACCGCCGAGCCGTCCCACATGTGCGATTGGTAGAGCGGGTCGAGTCCGCGTCCGCGTCGGTCGATGGCGTCGGCCAGCAGGGGCCGCACCCAGTCGTCCAGATTCTCGGCTGGGCAGTGATCGGTGTGCAGCGCCACCGAGATCGAATAGTGCTGCGCCACTTCGTGGGCGTACTGTGCGAGCGCCTTGGAGCCGGCGAAGCGGTTCTGCACCGCATTGCCGGACAGATAGAGCGCCGTGCCCACCGATACCTGAATGATCCCGTCGCTCTCGGCCTCGGCGAAGCCCTGAAGGGCTGCGTTGAGTGTCTGTGAACCGGTGACGTTGATCGACGGGTAGGCGAACCCGCCCTCCTTGGCGCGATCCAGCATGGCGGCGTACTGGTCCGGACTGGCAATCGGCATGAACTGTCCTATCTTTCGGGTGCGGCCGGCACGTCGGCTCGAGGTGCACTGCAGCCGCAGGAATTTCGGTGGGTGAAGGTGGTCGGTACTCGGATCGATCGGGGCGCGTCCTCGTGTCCCTCGATGCGCCGGAGAACCAGGTCGGCTGCGGTTCGGCCGATGGTCTGCACGTCCTGAGCTGCCGCCGTGAGCCGAGGCTCGAACAGGTCCGACCACTCGAAGTCGTCATAGCAGACGAAGGCCAGGTCCGCCGGAATCGACAAACCCAGGCCTCGAACAGCTTTCAGCGATCCGATCGTCATCGAGTTGTTCATCGACACCATGGCCGACGGCCGGTCCGGACCGGACATCAGCTCACGCACCCGAGACTCGGCCACCTCGACGTTCGACCGGCCGTCGAGAATCAGTCGAGGATCGAGTTCGATTCCTCGATCGGCCAGCGCGCGGGCGTAGCCGTCGAATCGCTCGGTCGTGGAGGAGATCCCTTCGATGCCGCGCACGATCGCGATGCGTCGGTGCCCGGCGTCGAGGAGGTGGGTGGTGAGCTCGTGCGCCGACGCGTCGTTCTCCGGACCCACCTGATCGCAGGAGACGTCGAGCATCCGGTCGATCAACACCAGAGGCGTTCCACTGCGGACGATCTCGGGAATCGTCGAGAATTCGGAGCCCGCCGCGGGTGCGAGAATCATGCCGTCGACCTGACGGTCGAGCAACGAGTCCGTCACCCTCCGCTCGGACCTGGGCTCGTCGTGCGAATCACCGAGGATCAAGACGTAACCGGCCTCGGACAATCGCTGCTCGACGGCATGGACCAGGCTTCCGAAATACGGGTTGGTCAACGCGGCGATCGACAGTCCCACGGTGTGAGTCCGACCTGCCGCGAGCGATCGAGCGACGACGTTGCGGCGGTATCCGATCTCGGCAATCGCCGCGTCGACGCGTTCCCGGGTGGCGGCATTGACGTTGCGAGTTCCGTTGAGCACGTGCGAGACAGTCGATACCGATACACCTGCCAATCGGGCGACGTCGTCCATCGTGGGCATGTCAGTCGGCCCAGCGCTGTCGTGTCTCGTGGTTCTGCGCAATCGTCATGTCAGCCGCAGGATTCGATCGGCGCGACGTGCGGTGGACCCGATCAGTTCCGCGTTGCGTTCGTCCGATCCCAGTGCCCAGAACTCCGCGTCCTCGTGCGACTTTCCGTAGGCCTCGTGCCTGGCCACCAGCCGCTCGTGCCGAACTCTCGTGTGTGGAGCCAGAAACCAGACTTCGTCGATCATCGCCCGCGCCGCCGGCCACGCATCGGATTCCATCAGCAGGTAGTTGCCTTCGGTGATGACCAGCGGAACAGTCGACGGGACCGGGATGGAGGAACCGATCGACTCCTCGATCTCTCGGCGAAATCTCGGCGCGTACACGAGCGGACCACCGGGCTGCTGATCGTGAACGGCCGCGATCAACCGCGCGTATCCACCGTCGTCGAACGTGTCGTGGGCACCCTTGCGATCGAGCCGACCCAGCTCGATCAACACCTCGTTGGCGAGATGGAATCCGTCCATCGGAACCAGTACCGCGAGTTCGGGCCCCAGCGCGTCGACGAGTTGCTGTGCCACAGTGGATTTTCCGGCACCCGGTGCACCGGTCAGACCGAGTATGCGCCGCTCACCCGGTACGGCCAGCTTTCGCGCCAGCTCCACGAGTTCGTCGAGGGCGGCTTCCTGTACGTCCTGGTCAATGCTCACCGTTGTCGCTTTCGAGTCCGTTGATGGAAAGTTCGCGTAGCCATGCTCTGGGGCCGATCACCGAGCAGCGCAGCGCGGCAACGTGAGCCGATCTGTCGATGCGCTCGGCCAGAGAGCCCGGCTGCGTGCAGTAGTAGGCATACGCGCCGTGGAACGCATCCCCGGCACCCAGAGTATCGACCACCGCGACCGGCTCCACATCGACCGATCCGGTCGATCCCTCGGACCACCACTCGACGGGCTCGCCGCCGTGGGTGGTGACGACGGTCCGCACACCGGATGCAACGAGTTCCGCGGCGTTCGCAGCCGTGTCCGAGGTGCCGGGGGCGCGAAAGTCCGCCGAGCACACCATGTCCGTGGCGTGCTCGATCAGCTCGGTCATCACCGGTTTCCAGCGACCGGCGTCCACGACCAACGTGGTAACCCGCGCCGCCGCATGTTCCGCGGCGGCGCAGGCGATCAGGGGGTGGTGCCCGTCGACCAGAACGACGTCGGCACCGGCGACGACGGCCTCCAGCCCCTCCGGCGGCGAGGCGTCGGAGTTCACGGCGTCGGCCGAGACGACCGATCGGTCGCCGGTCGATTCGATCACCGTCACCGCCGAGACGGGCACCGATCTGCTCGAGCCCGCGGCCGCGTCGATCACGCGGACGCCGAACGCAGCCAGGTCCGCCTTCACCAGCGCGGCCACCGGGTCGTCTCCGAGTGCGGTGACGAGCACGGCCGTCCCGCCGAGCGCGGCAAAGGTGACGGCCGCGTTGGCGGCAGGACCTCCCGCCGCGACGAACTGAGCGCTCGAGGTGATCTTCTGGTTGGGTGCGGGCGCTGCCGACACTCGATGGATGACGTCGAGTGTCGCCAGCCCGACGAAAACACCGACCGGGCTTGACGATTCAGAGCCCGGCGCGTTCATCGTCGGTCGGCTCCTCCGCGCCGGTCATGAGCGCGACGACCTCGGACATACTGCGGTTCTTCGGATCGACCACGCCCGCCCGCTTGCCGAGGCGGTGGATGTGGATCCGGTCGGCGACCTCGAACACGTGCGGCATGTCGTGGCTGATGAGCACCACAGGTATGCCGCGGTCGCGAATGGTGCGAATCAGATCGATCACCATGCCCGACTCTCGCACACCCAGTGCGGCAGTCGGCTCGTCCATGATGATCACCCCGCGGCCGAACGCTGCTGCCCGCGCTACGGCCACACCCTGACGTTGGCCACCGGAGAGCGTCTCGACCGCCTGGTTGACCGACTTGATACCGATCTTGAGGTCCTGCAGGTGCTTCGACGACTCCTCTCGCATCCTCGGCATGTCCAGACGTCGAAACAGACTGCCGCTGATGCCTTTACGCTTGATCTCGCGCCCCAGGTAGACGTTGGAGGCGATGTCGAGCGCCGGAATGACGGCCAGGTCCTGATAGACCGTCTCGATGCCTGCCGCTCGTGCGTCGCGCGTGTTCTTGAACGACACCGGCGATCCGTTCATCAGAATCTCACCCGAATCCGGAATGACAGCCCCGGCAAGAGCTTTGATGAGACTGGACTTCCCGGCACCGTTGTCGCCGATCACCGCCAACACTTCACCGGCCCGCAACTCGAAATCTGCACCGTTGATGGCCGTCACGCTGCCGTAGGTCTTGACCAGACCACGCGCTTCCAGAGCGAGAGGGGCGTTCACTGTGACCTCCGACGTGCGAATTGATCGACGGCAACCGCCACGATGACGAGAATGCCGGTCGCGATGTTCTGGTACAGGCTGTCGACGCCTGCCTGGGTGAGACCGTTGCGCAACACACCGACGATCAGGGTTCCGACGAGAGTTCCGATGACGGTACCGCGGCCACCGAACAGGCTGGTTCCACCGATGACCACCGCGGTGATCGTTTCCAGATTGGCGTTCTGATACGCGTTCGGGTCGGCATTGGGGATTCGTCCGAGAGCCGCCCACGCCGCGATCGCCGCGATGACGCCGGTGACGATGTAGACCGAGAACAGCACGCGACCGGACTTGATGCCGGAACGGTCCGAGGCCTGCGGACTCCCGCCGACCGCGTAAATATGCCTGCCCCACGATGTTTGGGACAACGCGTACCACATCACGGCGTACACCAGCAGCATCACCACCACGCCGTAGGTGGTGGAGAAGCTACCGACCTTGAACGAGGTGCCGAGAAATGTCAGCGGCCCGCTCGGGACCTGATAAGTCTCGGATCCGGCCAACAGTCTGGTGGCCGCTTGGATCGCGGTGAACGTGCCGAGCGTGACGATGAACGGCGGCAGTCTCAGTACCGTCACCAATCCGCCGTTGATCGCGCCGAACGCCACGCACACGGCAAGCGTCGAACCCAACGCTACGACCGGTCCGTTCGCCCCGGCCGACTGTGCCATCACGATGGTGCCCATCACCGCGACCGCGCCGATCGACAGATCGATCCCGGACGTGAGAATGATCAGTGTCTGGCCGACGGCGAGAATGCCGACCACCACCGACTGCTGCAGAATCAGAGAGACGTTCTGCGGGTTGAGGAACGAGCTCGAAATAGAGCTGAACACGATGATGGCAATGACGAGCGCAGCCAACGGCCCGAGCAGCGGTTCACGCAGGACGGTTCCCACGTTGAACCGGCTCGGTGCCTTGGGAGGCGCAGCGGTTTCGGTACTCACTGATCAGTCCTCGTACTCGACGGCGGTCCGGGAATTCGCGATCAGCCCCAGCAATTCGCTTCGCCCCACGCGGTGTCCTGGGAATCGATTCCGGCAACGGGCTTGTCGGTGACGAGCTGCGAACCGGTGTCGTTGAAACCGCTGGGCTTGGTGCCGTCCTGCGCGAACTTCACCACTGCATCGACGCCCTG
This genomic window contains:
- a CDS encoding ABC transporter permease codes for the protein MSTETAAPPKAPSRFNVGTVLREPLLGPLAALVIAIIVFSSISSSFLNPQNVSLILQQSVVVGILAVGQTLIILTSGIDLSIGAVAVMGTIVMAQSAGANGPVVALGSTLAVCVAFGAINGGLVTVLRLPPFIVTLGTFTAIQAATRLLAGSETYQVPSGPLTFLGTSFKVGSFSTTYGVVVMLLVYAVMWYALSQTSWGRHIYAVGGSPQASDRSGIKSGRVLFSVYIVTGVIAAIAAWAALGRIPNADPNAYQNANLETITAVVIGGTSLFGGRGTVIGTLVGTLIVGVLRNGLTQAGVDSLYQNIATGILVIVAVAVDQFARRRSQ
- a CDS encoding LacI family DNA-binding transcriptional regulator, giving the protein MPTMDDVARLAGVSVSTVSHVLNGTRNVNAATRERVDAAIAEIGYRRNVVARSLAAGRTHTVGLSIAALTNPYFGSLVHAVEQRLSEAGYVLILGDSHDEPRSERRVTDSLLDRQVDGMILAPAAGSEFSTIPEIVRSGTPLVLIDRMLDVSCDQVGPENDASAHELTTHLLDAGHRRIAIVRGIEGISSTTERFDGYARALADRGIELDPRLILDGRSNVEVAESRVRELMSGPDRPSAMVSMNNSMTIGSLKAVRGLGLSIPADLAFVCYDDFEWSDLFEPRLTAAAQDVQTIGRTAADLVLRRIEGHEDAPRSIRVPTTFTHRNSCGCSAPRADVPAAPER
- a CDS encoding ATP-binding cassette domain-containing protein, which translates into the protein MNAPLALEARGLVKTYGSVTAINGADFELRAGEVLAVIGDNGAGKSSLIKALAGAVIPDSGEILMNGSPVSFKNTRDARAAGIETVYQDLAVIPALDIASNVYLGREIKRKGISGSLFRRLDMPRMREESSKHLQDLKIGIKSVNQAVETLSGGQRQGVAVARAAAFGRGVIIMDEPTAALGVRESGMVIDLIRTIRDRGIPVVLISHDMPHVFEVADRIHIHRLGKRAGVVDPKNRSMSEVVALMTGAEEPTDDERAGL
- a CDS encoding nucleoside/nucleotide kinase family protein — protein: MSIDQDVQEAALDELVELARKLAVPGERRILGLTGAPGAGKSTVAQQLVDALGPELAVLVPMDGFHLANEVLIELGRLDRKGAHDTFDDGGYARLIAAVHDQQPGGPLVYAPRFRREIEESIGSSIPVPSTVPLVITEGNYLLMESDAWPAARAMIDEVWFLAPHTRVRHERLVARHEAYGKSHEDAEFWALGSDERNAELIGSTARRADRILRLT
- the fbaA gene encoding class II fructose-bisphosphate aldolase, yielding MPIASPDQYAAMLDRAKEGGFAYPSINVTGSQTLNAALQGFAEAESDGIIQVSVGTALYLSGNAVQNRFAGSKALAQYAHEVAQHYSISVALHTDHCPAENLDDWVRPLLADAIDRRGRGLDPLYQSHMWDGSAVPLDENLRVARELLDLSMQANTILEIEVGVIGGEEDGVSHEINEQLYSTVDDARATIAALGAGERGRYMTALTFGNVHGVYNPDSVHLRPEILAEIQAVVGAETGKDNPFDLVFHGGSGSSAEDIASAVASGVIKMNIDTDTQYAFTRSIAGHMISKYDQVLKVDGEYGNKKAYDPRSWGKPAETAMAARVVEATQMLGSAGRTMR
- a CDS encoding PfkB family carbohydrate kinase, with protein sequence MNAPGSESSSPVGVFVGLATLDVIHRVSAAPAPNQKITSSAQFVAAGGPAANAAVTFAALGGTAVLVTALGDDPVAALVKADLAAFGVRVIDAAAGSSRSVPVSAVTVIESTGDRSVVSADAVNSDASPPEGLEAVVAGADVVLVDGHHPLIACAAAEHAAARVTTLVVDAGRWKPVMTELIEHATDMVCSADFRAPGTSDTAANAAELVASGVRTVVTTHGGEPVEWWSEGSTGSVDVEPVAVVDTLGAGDAFHGAYAYYCTQPGSLAERIDRSAHVAALRCSVIGPRAWLRELSINGLESDNGEH
- a CDS encoding YciI family protein, producing MAKYLMLKHYRGAPEPADWIPMDRWTPAEVRDHIEFMQDFAAELEKTGEFVDAQALAPEGTWVRSDGEGKPPVTDGPFAETKDLIAGWMVIDVDSYERALELAGQLSAAPGAGGKPIDEWLELRPFMEAPPTIAD